A section of the Enterobacter sp. C2 genome encodes:
- the trmA gene encoding tRNA (uridine(54)-C5)-methyltransferase TrmA, producing the protein MTPEHLPIEQYDAQLAEKVVRLQKMMTPFSAPAPEVFRSPVSHYRMRAEFRIWHDGDDLYHIIFDQQTKSRIRVDSFPAASALINQLMAAIMDSVRGNNVLRFKLFQIDYLSTLSGQAIVTLLYHKKLDEAWQAEAQALRAALREQGLDVHIIGRATKTKVMLDRDYVDERLPVAGQEMIYRQVENSFTQPNAAMNIQMLEWALDVTTGSTGDLLELYCGNGNFSLALARNFERVLATEIAKPSVAAAQYNIAANQIDNVQIIRMAAEEFTQAMNGVREFNRLQGVDLKSYRCETIFVDPPRSGLDSETEKMVQAYPRILYISCNPETLCQNLETFSQTHQVERLALFDQFPYTHHMECGVLLTRK; encoded by the coding sequence ATGACCCCCGAACACCTCCCGATAGAACAGTACGACGCTCAGCTGGCCGAAAAAGTGGTCCGTCTGCAAAAGATGATGACGCCCTTTTCCGCGCCTGCGCCGGAGGTGTTTCGTTCTCCTGTAAGCCATTACCGGATGCGGGCCGAGTTTCGTATCTGGCACGACGGAGATGACCTGTACCACATCATCTTCGATCAGCAGACCAAAAGCCGGATCCGTGTAGATAGTTTCCCAGCCGCCAGCGCCCTGATCAACCAGTTAATGGCTGCAATAATGGACAGCGTGCGGGGTAATAATGTCCTGCGTTTCAAGCTGTTCCAGATCGACTACCTCAGCACCCTTAGCGGTCAGGCTATCGTGACCCTGCTGTACCATAAAAAGCTGGACGAAGCGTGGCAGGCCGAGGCGCAGGCACTGCGCGCTGCGCTGCGGGAGCAGGGACTGGACGTGCATATCATTGGTCGGGCAACCAAAACCAAGGTCATGCTGGATCGGGACTACGTTGACGAGCGTCTGCCGGTAGCGGGTCAGGAGATGATCTATCGTCAGGTAGAGAACAGCTTTACCCAGCCTAACGCGGCGATGAACATTCAGATGCTGGAGTGGGCGCTGGACGTGACTACGGGGTCAACCGGCGACCTGCTGGAGTTGTACTGCGGTAACGGCAACTTCTCTCTGGCGCTGGCACGCAACTTCGAGCGCGTGCTGGCGACCGAAATCGCCAAACCGTCGGTGGCAGCGGCGCAGTACAACATTGCCGCTAACCAGATCGACAACGTGCAGATTATCCGCATGGCGGCAGAGGAGTTTACTCAGGCGATGAACGGGGTGCGTGAATTTAACCGCCTGCAGGGCGTCGATCTGAAGAGCTATCGCTGTGAAACGATTTTTGTCGATCCGCCGCGCAGCGGGTTGGATAGCGAAACAGAGAAGATGGTGCAGGCCTACCCACGTATTCTGTACATCTCCTGCAATCCGGAGACGCTGTGCCAGAATCTGGAGACCTTCAGCCAGACGCATCAGGTTGAACGCCTGGCGCTGTTCGATCAGTTCCCCTATACGCACCATATGGAGTGCGGAGTGCTGCTGACCAGAAAATAA
- a CDS encoding YijD family membrane protein, protein MKQSGQDKGTLLLALIAGLSINGTFTAIFSSIVPFSLFPVISLVLAVYCLHQRYQNRTMPLGLPALAAACFILGVLLYSAVVRAEYPAIGSNFVPAVLSVVLVFWIGYRMRNRKYELTE, encoded by the coding sequence ATGAAACAGTCAGGTCAAGATAAAGGTACGTTGCTGCTGGCGCTGATCGCTGGCTTATCGATTAACGGCACGTTTACGGCGATTTTTAGCTCGATTGTGCCGTTTTCGCTGTTCCCGGTTATCTCGCTGGTGCTGGCTGTCTACTGCCTGCATCAACGCTATCAAAACCGTACTATGCCGCTGGGGCTGCCGGCGCTGGCCGCCGCCTGCTTTATCTTAGGCGTGCTGCTCTACAGCGCGGTAGTGCGGGCCGAGTATCCGGCCATTGGCTCTAACTTTGTCCCTGCCGTCCTGTCGGTGGTGCTGGTATTCTGGATCGGCTACCGCATGCGTAACCGCAAGTACGAGCTGACAGAGTAG
- the fabR gene encoding HTH-type transcriptional repressor FabR has protein sequence MMGVRAQQKERTRRSLVEAAFSQLSAERSFASLSLREVAREAGIAPTSFYRHFRDVDELGLTMVDESGLMLRQLMRQARQRIAKGGSVIRTSVSTFMEFIGNNPNAFRLLLRERSGTSSAFRAAVAREIQHFIAELADYLELESHMPRSFTEAQAEAMVTIVFSAGAEALDVGPEQRRQLEERLVLQLRMISKGAYYWYRREQERMSHQPEE, from the coding sequence GTGATGGGCGTTAGAGCGCAACAAAAAGAACGAACCCGGCGTTCGCTGGTGGAAGCGGCATTTAGTCAGCTAAGCGCTGAGCGTAGTTTTGCCAGCCTGAGCCTGCGCGAAGTGGCGCGTGAGGCGGGCATTGCCCCAACGTCATTCTATCGCCACTTCCGCGATGTCGATGAGCTTGGCCTGACCATGGTCGACGAGAGCGGCCTGATGCTGCGCCAGCTGATGCGCCAGGCGCGCCAGCGCATTGCCAAAGGCGGGAGCGTGATCCGCACCTCCGTCTCTACCTTTATGGAGTTTATCGGCAATAACCCCAACGCGTTTCGCCTGCTGCTGCGCGAACGTTCAGGTACCTCCAGCGCTTTTCGTGCTGCCGTAGCCCGCGAGATCCAGCACTTCATCGCGGAACTTGCCGACTATCTTGAACTCGAAAGCCATATGCCGCGGTCATTCACCGAGGCACAGGCCGAAGCGATGGTCACGATTGTATTTAGCGCCGGCGCAGAAGCGCTGGACGTGGGTCCGGAGCAGCGCAGGCAGCTGGAAGAGCGCCTGGTACTGCAATTGAGGATGATTTCGAAAGGCGCTTACTACTGGTATCGCCGTGAGCAGGAAAGAATGTCGCACCAACCCGAAGAGTGA
- the sthA gene encoding Si-specific NAD(P)(+) transhydrogenase, with protein sequence MPHTYDYDAIVIGSGPGGEGAAMGLVKQGARIAVLERYHNVGGGCTHWGTIPSKALRHAVSRIIEFNQNPLYSDHSRLLRSSFADILNHADSVINQQTRMRQGFYERNRCEILQGDAHFVDAHTLALECHDGTVETLTAEKFVIACGSRPYHPADVDFSHPRVYDSDSILSMQHEPRHVIIYGAGVIGCEYASIFRGMDVKVDLINTRDRLLAFLDQEMSDSLSYHFWNNGVVIRHNEEYEQIEGTDNGVIMHLKSGKKLKADCLLYANGRTGNTDSLQLANVGLDADGRGLLKVNSMYQTAQPHIYAVGDVIGYPSLASAAYDQGRIAAQAMVKGEATAHLVEDIPTGIYTIPEISSVGKTEQQLTAMKVPYEVGRAQFKHLARAQIVGMSVGTLKILFHRETKEILGIHCFGERAAEIIHIGQAIMEQKGGGNTIEYFVNTTFNYPTMAEAYRVAALNGLNRLF encoded by the coding sequence ATGCCACACACTTACGATTACGATGCAATAGTGATAGGTTCCGGTCCCGGTGGCGAAGGTGCTGCCATGGGGCTGGTGAAACAAGGTGCCAGGATCGCCGTCCTTGAGCGATACCATAACGTGGGCGGTGGATGCACCCACTGGGGCACCATCCCCTCGAAGGCGCTTCGCCACGCGGTCAGCCGGATTATCGAATTTAATCAAAACCCTCTGTACAGCGACCACTCCCGCCTTCTGCGCTCCTCTTTTGCCGACATCCTCAACCACGCCGACAGCGTTATCAATCAGCAGACGCGCATGCGTCAGGGGTTTTACGAGCGTAACCGCTGTGAAATTCTGCAGGGCGATGCCCACTTTGTTGATGCGCATACCCTGGCGCTGGAGTGCCATGACGGTACGGTAGAGACGCTGACGGCAGAGAAGTTTGTTATTGCCTGCGGCTCCCGCCCCTACCATCCGGCAGACGTCGACTTTTCCCATCCTCGCGTTTATGACAGCGACTCGATCCTCAGCATGCAGCATGAGCCACGCCATGTGATCATCTACGGTGCGGGGGTGATCGGCTGTGAATACGCGTCGATCTTCCGGGGAATGGATGTCAAAGTCGATCTGATCAATACCCGCGATCGTCTGCTGGCGTTCCTCGATCAGGAGATGTCGGACTCGCTCTCTTACCACTTCTGGAACAACGGCGTCGTGATCCGCCACAACGAAGAGTACGAGCAGATTGAGGGTACGGACAACGGGGTGATTATGCACCTGAAGTCAGGCAAAAAGCTTAAGGCCGACTGCCTGCTCTACGCCAACGGACGCACCGGTAATACCGATAGCCTGCAGCTGGCCAACGTTGGCCTGGACGCTGACGGCCGGGGACTGCTCAAGGTTAACAGCATGTACCAGACCGCGCAGCCGCATATCTACGCCGTGGGTGACGTTATCGGCTACCCAAGCCTGGCCTCTGCCGCCTACGATCAGGGGCGCATTGCTGCTCAGGCGATGGTCAAAGGCGAAGCGACGGCGCATCTGGTGGAAGATATTCCCACCGGGATCTACACCATTCCGGAGATCAGCTCGGTCGGTAAAACAGAGCAGCAGCTCACCGCCATGAAGGTACCCTATGAGGTGGGTCGGGCGCAGTTTAAGCACCTGGCGCGGGCGCAGATCGTGGGGATGAGCGTCGGGACGCTGAAGATCCTGTTCCACCGCGAGACGAAAGAGATTTTGGGGATCCACTGCTTTGGTGAGCGCGCGGCCGAAATTATTCATATCGGCCAGGCGATTATGGAGCAGAAAGGCGGCGGTAACACCATTGAGTACTTTGTTAACACCACCTTTAACTACCCAACCATGGCGGAAGCCTATCGGGTAGCCGCGCTAAATGGCTTAAACCGCCTCTTTTAA
- the oxyR gene encoding DNA-binding transcriptional regulator OxyR, with protein MNIRDLEYLVALAEHRHFRRAADSCHVSQPTLSGQIRKLEDELGVMLLERTSRKVLFTQAGLLLVDQARTVLREVKVLKEMASQQGEAMSGPLHIGLIPTVGPYLLPQIIPLLHQTFPKLEMYLHEAQTQQLLAQLDSGKLDCAILALVKESEAFIEVPLFDEPMMLAIYEDHPWANRDRVPMADLAGEKLLMLEDGHCLRDQAMGFCFEAGADEDTHFRATSLETLRNMVAAGSGITLLPALAVPPERKRDGVVYLPCIKPEPKRTIGLVYRPGSPLRSRYEQLAEAIRTTMDGHFDRALKEAV; from the coding sequence ATGAATATTCGTGATCTTGAATACCTGGTAGCGTTAGCCGAACACCGTCATTTCCGCCGGGCGGCCGACTCCTGCCACGTTAGCCAGCCCACGCTCAGCGGGCAGATCCGCAAGTTGGAAGATGAGCTTGGCGTGATGCTGCTGGAGCGTACCAGCCGTAAAGTGCTGTTTACCCAGGCTGGCCTGCTGCTGGTAGATCAGGCGCGCACCGTATTACGCGAGGTCAAGGTGCTCAAGGAGATGGCAAGTCAGCAGGGTGAGGCCATGTCTGGGCCGCTGCATATTGGCCTGATCCCGACCGTTGGACCCTACCTGCTGCCGCAGATTATTCCGCTGCTGCACCAAACTTTCCCTAAGCTGGAGATGTATCTGCACGAAGCGCAGACGCAACAGCTGCTGGCCCAGTTGGACAGCGGCAAGCTGGACTGTGCCATTCTGGCGCTGGTGAAAGAGAGCGAAGCCTTTATTGAAGTGCCGCTGTTTGATGAGCCCATGATGCTGGCAATCTATGAGGATCACCCGTGGGCGAACCGCGACCGCGTGCCGATGGCGGACCTCGCCGGTGAGAAGCTGCTGATGCTGGAAGATGGACACTGCCTGCGCGATCAGGCGATGGGCTTCTGCTTTGAGGCGGGTGCGGACGAAGATACGCACTTCCGCGCGACCAGCCTTGAAACGCTGCGTAATATGGTTGCTGCAGGCAGCGGGATTACCCTCCTGCCAGCGCTGGCCGTGCCGCCTGAACGCAAGCGCGACGGGGTGGTTTACCTGCCGTGCATCAAGCCGGAGCCGAAGCGCACCATTGGCCTGGTTTACCGTCCGGGATCGCCGCTGCGCAGCCGCTATGAGCAGCTGGCTGAGGCCATCCGTACAACAATGGATGGCCATTTCGACAGAGCGTTAAAAGAGGCGGTTTAA
- the argH gene encoding argininosuccinate lyase, with amino-acid sequence MALWGGRFTQAADQRFKQFNDSLRFDYRLAEQDIVGSVAWSKALVTVGVLTADEQVQLEAALNNLLEEVRLNPEQILESDAEDIHSWVEGKLIDKVGPLGKKLHTGRSRNDQVATDLKLWCKETVAELLAANRQLQGALVETAQANQDAVMPGYTHLQRAQPVTFAHWCLAYVEMLARDESRLQDALKRLDVSPLGCGALAGTAYEIDREQLAGWLGFASATRNSLDTVSDRDHVLELLSDASIGMVHLSRFAEDLIFFNTGEAGFVELSDRVTSGSSLMPQKKNPDALELIRGKCGRVQGALTGMMMTLKGLPLAYNKDMQEDKEGLFDALDTWLGCLHMAALVLDGIQVKRPRCQEAAQQGYANATELADYLVAKGVPFREAHHIVGEAVVEAIAQGKPLEDLALADLQKFSSVIGDDVYPILSLQSCLDKRAAKGGVSPTQVAQAINDAKARLI; translated from the coding sequence ATGGCACTTTGGGGTGGGCGTTTTACACAGGCAGCGGATCAACGGTTCAAACAGTTCAACGACTCTTTGCGCTTCGACTACCGCCTGGCCGAGCAGGATATCGTCGGCTCTGTGGCCTGGTCCAAAGCGCTGGTGACGGTGGGCGTACTGACCGCCGATGAGCAAGTGCAGCTAGAAGCGGCGCTGAACAACCTGCTGGAAGAGGTGCGTCTTAACCCGGAGCAGATCCTCGAGAGCGATGCCGAAGACATCCATAGCTGGGTGGAAGGCAAGCTGATCGACAAGGTTGGCCCGCTGGGTAAAAAACTGCACACCGGCCGGAGCCGTAACGACCAGGTGGCAACCGATCTGAAGCTATGGTGTAAAGAGACCGTGGCCGAGCTGCTGGCGGCAAACCGTCAGCTGCAGGGCGCGCTGGTGGAGACCGCGCAGGCTAACCAGGATGCAGTGATGCCAGGGTATACCCACCTGCAGCGTGCGCAGCCGGTGACCTTTGCCCACTGGTGCCTTGCCTACGTTGAGATGCTGGCCCGTGACGAAAGCCGCCTGCAGGATGCGCTGAAGCGTCTGGACGTTAGCCCGCTGGGCTGCGGGGCACTGGCAGGAACGGCCTATGAAATTGACCGTGAACAGCTGGCGGGCTGGTTAGGCTTTGCCAGCGCGACCCGTAACAGCCTCGATACCGTATCCGACCGTGACCACGTGCTGGAGCTGCTCTCTGACGCCTCTATCGGCATGGTGCACCTGTCGCGCTTTGCCGAAGATCTGATCTTCTTTAACACCGGTGAAGCGGGCTTCGTTGAGTTGTCTGACCGCGTCACCTCCGGCTCCTCGCTGATGCCGCAGAAGAAAAACCCGGATGCGCTGGAGCTAATCCGCGGCAAATGCGGGCGCGTGCAGGGCGCACTGACCGGCATGATGATGACCCTGAAAGGTCTGCCGCTGGCCTATAACAAAGATATGCAGGAAGACAAAGAGGGGCTGTTTGATGCCCTCGACACCTGGCTGGGCTGCCTGCACATGGCCGCGCTGGTGCTGGACGGCATTCAGGTGAAACGTCCGCGCTGCCAGGAAGCGGCGCAGCAGGGTTACGCTAACGCTACCGAGCTGGCGGACTACCTGGTCGCGAAGGGCGTGCCGTTCCGTGAGGCACACCATATTGTAGGTGAAGCCGTGGTAGAAGCGATTGCCCAGGGTAAACCGCTGGAGGATCTGGCTCTCGCCGATCTGCAAAAATTCAGCAGCGTGATTGGCGACGACGTCTATCCGATCCTCTCCCTGCAATCCTGCCTGGATAAGCGTGCGGCAAAGGGCGGCGTATCGCCAACGCAGGTTGCACAGGCCATCAACGATGCCAAAGCTCGCCTGATTTAA
- the argB gene encoding acetylglutamate kinase, with amino-acid sequence MMNPLIIKLGGVLLDSEEALARLFTALVNYREAHQRPLVIVHGGGCVVDELMKQLNLPVTKKNGLRVTPADQIDIITGALAGTANKTLLAWAKKHKIASVGLFLGDGDSVKVTQLDDDLGHVGQAQPGSPVLINSLLAGGFLPVISSIGVTDDGLLMNVNADQAATALAATLGADLILLSDVSGILDGKGQRIAEMTAAKAEQLIDQGIITDGMIVKVNAALDAARTLGRPVDIASWRHAEQLPALFNGTPIGTRILA; translated from the coding sequence ATGATGAATCCATTAATTATCAAACTCGGTGGTGTACTGCTGGATAGCGAAGAGGCGCTGGCGCGTCTGTTTACCGCCCTGGTTAACTATCGTGAGGCGCATCAGCGTCCGCTGGTGATCGTTCACGGCGGCGGCTGCGTGGTGGATGAGCTGATGAAGCAGCTTAACCTGCCGGTGACCAAGAAAAACGGCCTGCGCGTCACGCCTGCCGACCAGATCGACATTATTACCGGCGCGCTGGCGGGCACCGCCAACAAAACGCTGCTGGCCTGGGCGAAGAAACATAAGATTGCCTCGGTGGGTCTGTTCCTCGGCGACGGTGATAGCGTCAAAGTGACCCAGCTTGATGACGATCTGGGCCACGTGGGCCAGGCGCAGCCGGGTTCGCCGGTGCTGATCAACTCCCTGCTGGCGGGTGGTTTCCTGCCGGTTATCAGCTCCATCGGCGTGACCGACGACGGTCTGCTGATGAACGTCAACGCCGACCAGGCAGCGACGGCGCTGGCGGCAACGCTCGGTGCGGATCTGATCCTGCTCTCCGACGTGAGCGGCATTCTGGACGGTAAGGGCCAGCGCATCGCTGAGATGACGGCGGCAAAAGCCGAGCAGCTGATCGATCAGGGCATTATTACCGACGGCATGATCGTCAAGGTCAACGCCGCGCTGGATGCCGCCCGCACGCTGGGCCGCCCGGTGGATATCGCCTCCTGGCGTCACGCGGAGCAGCTTCCGGCGCTGTTCAACGGCACGCCGATTGGCACGCGTATTTTGGCATAA
- the argC gene encoding N-acetyl-gamma-glutamyl-phosphate reductase yields MLNTLIVGASGYAGAELVSYVNRHPHMTITALTVSAQSNDAGKLISDLHPQLKGIVDLPLQPMSDISEFVAGVDVVFLATAHEVSHDLAPQFLAAGCIVFDLSGAFRVNDAAFYEKFYGFTHQHPQLLEQAVYGLAEWSADRLKEAKLVAVPGCYPTAAQLSLKPLIDAGLLDLNQWPVINATSGVSGAGRKAAISNSFCEVSLQPYGIFNHRHHPEITTHLGTDVIFTPHLGSFPRGILETITCRLKPGVTKEQVGVTFLQAYADKPLVRLYDKGVPALKNVVGLPFCDIGFAVQDEHLIIVAAEDNLLKGAAAQAMQCANIRFGYPETQSLI; encoded by the coding sequence ATGTTGAATACGCTGATTGTAGGCGCTAGCGGTTATGCGGGCGCAGAGCTTGTAAGCTACGTGAATCGCCATCCTCATATGACCATAACCGCTTTGACCGTGTCAGCGCAAAGCAATGATGCAGGAAAATTAATCTCCGATCTGCACCCGCAGCTGAAAGGCATTGTCGACCTGCCCCTGCAGCCAATGTCCGATATCAGCGAGTTTGTTGCAGGTGTCGACGTAGTGTTCCTGGCCACCGCCCATGAGGTGAGCCATGACCTCGCCCCGCAGTTTTTAGCGGCGGGCTGCATCGTGTTCGACCTCTCCGGCGCGTTCCGCGTTAACGATGCCGCTTTCTATGAGAAATTCTACGGCTTTACCCACCAGCACCCGCAGCTGCTTGAGCAGGCGGTGTATGGCCTGGCGGAGTGGAGCGCTGACAGACTGAAAGAGGCGAAGCTAGTCGCGGTGCCGGGCTGCTACCCGACGGCGGCGCAGCTGTCGCTGAAGCCGCTGATCGACGCCGGGCTGCTGGATCTCAACCAGTGGCCGGTGATCAACGCCACCAGCGGCGTCAGCGGTGCCGGGCGCAAGGCGGCGATCTCAAACAGCTTCTGTGAAGTAAGCCTGCAGCCGTACGGCATCTTTAACCATCGCCATCATCCAGAGATCACCACTCACCTCGGCACGGATGTGATTTTTACCCCACATCTGGGCAGCTTCCCGCGTGGGATCCTCGAAACCATTACCTGTCGCCTGAAGCCGGGCGTGACCAAAGAGCAGGTTGGGGTCACGTTCCTGCAGGCGTACGCCGATAAGCCGCTGGTGCGCCTCTACGATAAAGGTGTACCAGCGCTGAAAAACGTGGTGGGTCTGCCGTTCTGTGATATCGGTTTTGCCGTGCAGGATGAGCACCTGATTATCGTCGCCGCAGAAGATAACTTACTCAAAGGCGCTGCCGCCCAGGCAATGCAGTGTGCAAATATTCGTTTTGGTTACCCTGAAACGCAGTCTCTTATTTAA
- the argE gene encoding acetylornithine deacetylase produces the protein MKMNLPPFIEIYRALIATPSISATEEALDQSNASLINLLGGWFGDLGFNVEIQPVPDTRNKFNMLASIGEGAGGLLLAGHTDTVPFDDGRWTRDPFTLTEHDNKLYGLGTADMKGFFAFILDALRDVDVTRLKKPLYILATADEETSMAGARYFSENATIRPDCAIIGEPTSLQPIRAHKGHISTAVRVLGQSGHSSDPARGVNAIELMHDAIGRLMQLRDALKERYHFDAFTVPYPTLNLGSLHGGDASNRICACCELHMDIRPLPGMTLNDLNGLVNDALAPVSERWPGRLNVAELHPPIPGYECPPDHQLVQVVEKLLGTRTDVVNYCTEAPFIQTLCPTLVLGPGSINQAHQPDEYLETRFIKPTRELITQVVHHFCWH, from the coding sequence ATGAAAATGAATTTACCGCCATTTATCGAGATCTACCGCGCTCTGATAGCCACACCGTCCATCAGCGCAACGGAAGAAGCGCTGGATCAGAGCAATGCGTCTTTAATCAATCTGCTTGGCGGATGGTTTGGCGACCTCGGGTTTAACGTAGAGATCCAGCCGGTACCCGACACGCGCAACAAATTCAACATGCTGGCCAGCATTGGCGAGGGCGCAGGCGGCCTGCTGCTGGCCGGACATACTGATACGGTGCCCTTCGATGATGGGCGTTGGACCCGCGATCCCTTTACCCTGACCGAGCATGACAACAAGCTCTACGGCCTCGGCACAGCGGACATGAAAGGCTTTTTCGCCTTTATTCTTGATGCGCTGCGTGACGTGGACGTGACCAGGCTGAAAAAGCCGCTCTATATTCTGGCAACCGCCGATGAAGAGACCAGCATGGCGGGGGCGCGCTACTTCTCTGAGAATGCTACTATTCGCCCGGACTGCGCGATCATTGGCGAACCGACCTCGCTACAACCGATCCGCGCGCATAAAGGCCATATCTCTACGGCAGTACGGGTGCTGGGCCAGTCAGGCCACTCCAGCGATCCGGCGCGCGGCGTCAATGCCATTGAGCTGATGCACGACGCCATTGGTCGCCTGATGCAGCTGCGCGACGCGCTGAAAGAGCGCTATCACTTTGATGCCTTTACCGTACCTTATCCGACGCTGAACCTCGGTAGCCTGCACGGCGGCGATGCCTCAAACCGCATCTGCGCCTGCTGCGAGCTGCACATGGATATTCGCCCCCTGCCGGGTATGACCCTGAACGATCTCAACGGCCTGGTGAACGACGCGCTGGCCCCGGTGAGCGAACGTTGGCCGGGACGTCTGAACGTTGCCGAGCTGCATCCGCCGATCCCAGGCTACGAATGCCCGCCGGATCACCAGTTGGTTCAGGTCGTGGAAAAGCTGCTCGGCACCAGGACCGACGTGGTGAACTACTGCACCGAAGCGCCGTTTATTCAGACGCTCTGTCCAACTCTGGTATTAGGTCCAGGGTCGATCAACCAGGCCCACCAGCCGGATGAGTACCTGGAGACACGCTTTATCAAGCCCACCCGGGAGCTGATTACCCAGGTCGTGCACCACTTTTGCTGGCACTAA